One genomic window of Conexivisphaerales archaeon includes the following:
- a CDS encoding phosphatase PAP2 family protein: MRNFATIQMGSWIVLVYFLTLSAFFAFSGQLNEGFFFFLAGSIIALALSYQRRVVFLNEWSVFLVIAVSYEGLRYLYQPLSQRFGITDIFVLDKMLWGFNLTGTLQEAAKSSILTPVMTLAYSLHIPLVIIFALIFWMYRRDLFRLYATAVSICTYVAFLFFLIMPSAPPWWTGVAENLLAGGAAATYHSLSNIFESDPLAAFPSLHAAYVMLLTLILMKVGKKYGFAFVFVALAVLFSTLYLGQHFLIDLIAGTLLAFSSFFLAERLNQRIILVRGERAIR, translated from the coding sequence TTGAGGAACTTTGCTACCATACAGATGGGTTCTTGGATAGTTCTTGTATATTTCTTAACTCTGTCAGCATTCTTCGCATTTTCAGGTCAGTTGAACGAAGGGTTCTTCTTCTTTCTTGCTGGCAGCATCATAGCTTTGGCTCTATCATACCAGCGAAGGGTCGTATTCCTGAACGAATGGAGCGTCTTTCTGGTTATAGCTGTATCGTATGAAGGGCTGAGATATCTCTATCAGCCCTTATCTCAGAGATTTGGGATAACAGACATCTTCGTCCTTGATAAGATGCTTTGGGGCTTTAACCTTACGGGAACTCTTCAAGAAGCCGCAAAGTCCAGCATTTTGACTCCTGTGATGACACTGGCATATTCTCTTCACATACCTCTTGTGATCATATTTGCACTCATCTTCTGGATGTACAGAAGAGATTTGTTTCGCCTTTATGCTACAGCTGTCAGCATCTGTACCTATGTGGCTTTTCTGTTCTTTCTTATCATGCCATCAGCCCCTCCATGGTGGACGGGTGTTGCTGAAAATCTGCTGGCTGGAGGAGCTGCAGCTACTTATCATTCTCTCAGCAATATATTTGAATCAGACCCGCTGGCAGCCTTTCCAAGCCTGCATGCAGCGTATGTAATGCTATTGACTCTGATATTAATGAAGGTAGGTAAGAAGTATGGTTTTGCATTCGTCTTTGTAGCCTTGGCTGTCCTGTTTTCAACTCTATACCTTGGACAGCACTTTCTAATAGACCTGATCGCTGGTACGTTGCTTGCGTTTTCTTCCTTTTTCCTTGCTGAAAGGTTGAATCAGAGGATAATTCTGGTCAGAGGGGAAAGAGCAATAAGGTAA